From a single Pyxicephalus adspersus chromosome 11, UCB_Pads_2.0, whole genome shotgun sequence genomic region:
- the LOC140341305 gene encoding indolethylamine N-methyltransferase-like, whose protein sequence is MAKKRTRLVERRTGQLKGEKILDISIGSVIYQLFSISNICKEIHVVQLTNASFKHFKQWLENDKGATDWSYTSKRVCHLESNRQEWKEKEDQLRKVIKGVYKWDNHETNSLSSKLVPQVDCVISLYILNVVSKTKDDFLRNLKSFTSTLKIGGQLLLFMVLNMTFYKVGSHRYFCLTLVEEDVQEVVINAGFIIEKSTLTKAVEPNDIVNYSHVCYILARKVKEV, encoded by the exons ATGGCCAAGAAACGGACCCGATTGGTAGAAAGACGCACAG GGCAGCTAAAAGGAGAAAAGATACTTGATATCAGCATTGGGTCTGTAATATACCAACTGTTTTCAATCAGCAATATTTGTAAGGAGATCCATGTGGTGCAGCTGACTAATGCCAGcttcaaacatttcaaacaatggcTGGAGAATGACAAAGGAGCCACAGATTGGTCGTATACCTCCAAACGAGTCTGCCATCTGGAGAGTAACAG ACAAGAATGGAAGGAGAAGGAAGACCAACTGAGAAAAGTCATTAAAGGAGTGTATAAGTGGGACAACCATGAAACCAATAGCCTGAGTTCCAAACTTGTGCCGCAGGTGGATTGTGTCATCAgtctatatatattaaatgttgtcAGTAAAACCAAGGACGACTTCTTGAGAAACCTAAAAAGTTTCACGTCCACACTGAAAATTGGAGGCCAGCTGTTGCTGTTCATGGTGTTGAACATGACCTTCTACAAGGTTGGCTCCCACCGCTACTTCTGCCTGACTTTGGTAGAGGAAGACGTACAAGAGGTGGTGATCAACGCCGGCTTCATCATTGAAAAGTCAACTCTGACAAAAGCTGTGGAACCCAACGACATTGTCAACTATAGCCATGTGTGCTATATCCTCGCCCGAAAAGTTAAAGAAGTCTGA